The Streptomyces sp. YIM 121038 sequence CGGCCAGCCAAATCCTGACCCACACGTGGGAGGGGCGGTCCGGCCAGACCACCCCCGACCCACGACCAAACCACTACACTCCCGACGACGCCTTCGACCAGGCCAGATAGCGAACCGCTGCTGGAGTACTAGTACTCCAGTTGCAGTTCGCTATTCCTGCTGTTCAGGAGCCTGTTTCCGAGTGTAGCGAGCTGACGTTCCGTCATGTTGCTGGAGTTCGTGATACCGGGTGCGTCGGTGATAGTGGCAGCGCATGGCGGTGGCCTGGTGTTGGCTGCGCCAGTGGGACCATCTCAGTGCGTGACCGGTGTGGCGAGGGCGGTGGTGGCCGGTGCCGCAAGTTGCCATGATCCTGCGGATTTCTGCCAGGCTGAGCGGGGCGAGGGGTGATCCGTTTCTGCGGCCCCCCTTTCGGTTCTGGCCTGGGCCGTCATGACGGCGAGGAAGGCGTGTGCGAGCATGGCGAGGGTGATGTGCCGGTACCAGCCCACGTAGCGGCGGACTTCGTACTCATCCAGGCCGCACTCGTTCTTCGCGTTCTGGAAGCAGGATTCGATGGACCAGCGGCTGCCGGCCACGGTGACCAGCTGGTCCGCGGTGGTGCCGGTGGGTGCGTGGGCGAGGTAGTAGGCGATCTCGTCGGGCCGGGCGATGCTGCGGCGGGCCATCACCCACCCGCGGTGGGAGGGCTCACCGCCGTCGAAGAACGGGACGGCCGGCAGCTGCGCGGCCGCCCAGTCGTAGACACGCGGGCCCTTGACGCCGTCTCCGCACGAGAGCCGTTCCCAGGCGTCATCGGGTGCGTCGACGACGAGCTGGTCGATGCGCCAGCATCCCGCAAGCGATTTGACCTGCTGCGATTTCGGCACGGCGACGACGTAACCGAGGCCAGCCTCCTCGATCATGCGGCGGAAGTGCCAGTCCTGGCCGTAGAGCGCGTCCGCGGTCACCCATGAGACGGGCAGTGGTGAGGACAGCGCCCTGGTGACCAGGGTTCGGGCCAGCTCGGTCTTGGTGGCGAAGCCGCGGTCGTCGGGCACCTTTGCCGCCCGGCACCGTTCGCGGTCGGATGTCCAGGACTTGGGCAGGTAGAGCTCCCGGTCCACCAGGGTGCGTCCCCGGGACGAGGTATAGGCGGCGAACACGGCGACTTGGCAGTTCTCGGTACGTCCTGCCGTGCCCGAGTACTGCCGTTGCACCCCGGCTGAGGTGTCGCCCTTCTTGAGGAAGCCCGTCTCGTCGCTCACGAGTACGCCGCCGTCCTCGCCGAGCCGTTCGGCGACGTATGCCTGCACGTCGTCGCGGATCTCATCCGCGTCCCACCGGGCCCGGTTCAGGAGGTTCTGGAGCCCATGTGGTGTGTTGTGACCTGCATGTTCTGCGAGTTGCCAGCTGTTCTTCCGGCCCACCGACCCCAGCAGCCCGTGCACATACGCGCGCATCCGCCGCCGCAGGTCGGCCCGGCCGAACCGGTGACCGACCCGCAGCAGCATCTCCTCCAGCTCCCTCGCCCAGACATCAGGCCGCACATCGTCTTGCATGATCAGCACAACAGCAATCACGCGCTGCCAGTCACGAACTCCAGCAACATGACGGAACGTCAGCTCGCTACACTCGGAAACAGGCTCCTGAACAGCAGGAATAGCGAACTGCAACTGGAGTACTAGTACTGCAACGGTGCTTGCTGTGATTGGTGGCCAGTTCGGTCGTTGGCGTGGTTATGGGTGGAGACCTTGCTGATGTCAGGTTGTGGGCGGGTGAGCTCGAGGTGGTGCATGAGCGGTTCGTGCATCGGTTCAGCCGGGAGGAGCCGTGTCAGTCGGCGCTGGCGTATATGCGGGGGCTGGTTGCTCCGCTGGAGCGTAAGAACGGCTGGACACTGGCGGAGGAGGCCGGGCATAGCGGTCCCGATCGCATCCACCGGCTGCTGAACTGCATCGAGTGGGATGCCGACGAGGTCCGTGACTACGTCCGTGACTACGTCGTCGAGCACCTCGGAGACGAAGGCGCCATTCTGATCGTTGATGACACCGGCTTCCTCAAGAAGGGCATCCGCTCGGCCGGGGTCCAGCGGCAGTACTCCGGCACCGCGGGACGCACCGAGAACTCCCAGATCGGCGTGTTTCTCGCCTACGCCACCGGCCAAGGACGCACGCTCATCGACCGGCGGTTGTATCTGCCCACCTCCTGGACGGACGACCGCGAACGCTGCCGCCGGGCCGGCATCGACGACGACGTCGCCTTTGAGACGAAGGTGGCCATGGCCAAGGCAATGGTCCGCCGCGCGATTGCGGACCGGGTTCCGTTTCGGTGGGTGACCGCGGATGCCGCCTACGGCTTTTCCAAGGGCTGGCGTTTTGAGCTGGAGCAGGCCGATGTCTTCCACGTCATGGCCACCACCCGGCACGACACCGTCGTCACCCGCTGGGCGATCGACCACCCCGTCCACGAGCTGTTCACCAGGCTCCCCCGCCAGAAGTGAAAGCGCCGGTCCTGCGGCAGCGGGGCTCACGGCCTACGGATCTACAACTGGGCACGCGTCGAGGTCAGGCCCTGGCACCGGCCCGACCGCCGCCACTGGGTCCTCGCGCGCCGCAGCGTCAGCCGGCCTGGAGAGGTCTCCTACTACATCGCCTACTGCCCCGCCCGGACCACCCTCGACGACCTGATCCGCATCGCGGGCAGCAGATGGGCGATCGAGGAATGCTTCCAGAGCGCGAAGCAGGAGTGCGGCTGGACGACTACCAGGTCCGCCGCTACCCCGGCTGGCACCGCCACATGACCCTGGCCATGGCCGCCCACGCCACCTTGACCATCCTGCGGGCCCGCGAACTCGACACGGACAAAGCAGAAACGGATCCTCCGACCTCATCCACCTCAGCCTCGCCGAGATCAGACGCCTGACCTACCGCCTCACCCAACGCCGGCCCGTATCCGTCGAGTGCATCCTGCACTGGTCCCGCTGGCGCCGGAAAAGGCAGTACCAAGCCCGCCGCAGCCACTACAAACGACGCGGCCACACACCACCAGAAACTGCCCACCCGTCACAGCAAGCACCGTTGCAGTATTTCGCCCCGACCATCAGACAACCTCGCGCCCGGTTCTCCGCCAGCGGCACCCCCTTCTTCTGGCCATCCAGCGAGACCAGGCCAGGCTCAGACCGCCATGGTGAACAGCAACGCGGCCAGGATGGCTGCAGCGGCCAGAGCCAGCATCAGCTCCCGGATCCGCCCCCACCAGAACTGGCGCCCGCGCTCACACGGCAGGACCACACCACGCTCCACACACACCTCACACGCACACCTCACAGGACACTCAACCCCGTACTCCCAGAAAAGCAACGGAATCGCACCCACACCGGGCAGCACAGCACGGATTCAACCAGCGCCAGCCCACTTCACCCCGATGGAGCGTGAGGTCGCGTCCTCGGAGCGGTGTAAGTACTGCAACGGTGCTTGCTGTGACGGGTGGGCAGTTTCTGGTGGTGTGTGGCCGCGTCGTTTGTAGTGGCTGCGGCGGGCTTGGTACTGCCTTTTCCGGCGCCAGCGGGACCAGTGCAGGATGCACTCGACGGATACGGGCCGGCGTTGGGTGAGGCGGTAGGTCAGGCGTCTGATCTCGGCGAGGCTGAGGTGGATGAGGTCGGAGGATCCGTTTCTGCTTTGTCCGTGTCGAGTTCGCGGGCCCGCAGGATGGTCAAGGTGGCGTGGGCGGCCATGGCCAGGGTCATGTGGCGGTGCCAGCCGGGGTAGCGGCGGACCTGGTAGTCGTCCAGCCGCACTCCTGCTTCGCGCTCTGGAAGCATTCCTCGATCGCCCATCTGCTGCCCGCGATGCGGATCAGGTCGTCGAGGGTGGTCCGGGCGGGGCAGTAGGCGATGTAGTAGGAGACCTCTCCAGGCCGGCTGACGCTGCGGCGCGCGAGGACCCAGTGGCGGCGGTCGGGCCGGTGCCAGGGCCTGACCTCGACGCGTGCCCAGTTGTAGATCCGTAGGCCGTGAGCCCCGCTGCCGCAGGACCGGCGCTTTCACTTCTGGCGGGGGAGCCTGGTGAACAGCTCGTGGACGGGGTGGTCGATCGCCCAGCGGGTGACGACGGTGTCGTGCCGGGTGGTGGCCATGACGTGGAAGACATCGGCCTGCTCCAGCTCAAAACGCCAGCCCTTGGAAAAGCCGTAGGCGGCATCCGCGGTCACCCACCGAAACGGAACCCGGTCCGCAATCGCGCGGCGGACCATTGCCTTGGCCATGGCCACCTTCGTCTCAAAGGCGACGTCGTCGTCGATGCCGGCCCGGCGGCAGCGTTCGCGGTCGTCCGTCCAGGAGGTGGGCAGATACAACCGCCGGTCGATGAGCGTGCGTCCTTGGCCGGTGGCGTAGGCGAGAAACACGCCGATCTGGGAGTTCTCGGTGCGTCCCGCGGTGCCGGAGTACTGCCGCTGGACCCCGGCCGAGCGGATGCCCTTCTTGAGGAAGCCGGTGTCATCAACGATCAGAATGGCGCCTTCGTCTCCGAGGTGCTCGACGACGTAGTCACGGACGTAGTCACGGACCTCGTCGGCATCCCACTCGATGCAGTTCAGCAGCCGGTGGATGCGATCGGGACCGCTATGCCCGGCCTCCTCCGCCAGTGTCCAGCCGTTCTGATGAGGCTCCCTGAATTCGGTCGGAGGTGCTCGCCTGGACCCCGCTTGATCCAGTTCTCAAACGAGTGGGGAGGGTGGGGAGTAAGAGCACGTGTGAGGGGCCGCACCCCGCGCGGGATGCCGTTGGCGAATTCGGGGCTCTGCGTGACGTCGGCCTTCAAGACCTGGTTGTGGTCTTGAAGGCCGACGTTGTCGTATGGGGTGGGTGTCGATGTCGATGCGTCCGATCGGAGATGGGGAGATCCCCGCGGAGACGGTGCGGGTGGCCCAGGCGGCGTTCCCGAAGGGCAGTCTGGCGATCCGGTTGCGGGATGAGCTGGGGGTGCTGTTCCGGGACGAGCAGTTCGCGGATCTGTTCCC is a genomic window containing:
- a CDS encoding IS701 family transposase is translated as MRPDVWARELEEMLLRVGHRFGRADLRRRMRAYVHGLLGSVGRKNSWQLAEHAGHNTPHGLQNLLNRARWDADEIRDDVQAYVAERLGEDGGVLVSDETGFLKKGDTSAGVQRQYSGTAGRTENCQVAVFAAYTSSRGRTLVDRELYLPKSWTSDRERCRAAKVPDDRGFATKTELARTLVTRALSSPLPVSWVTADALYGQDWHFRRMIEEAGLGYVVAVPKSQQVKSLAGCWRIDQLVVDAPDDAWERLSCGDGVKGPRVYDWAAAQLPAVPFFDGGEPSHRGWVMARRSIARPDEIAYYLAHAPTGTTADQLVTVAGSRWSIESCFQNAKNECGLDEYEVRRYVGWYRHITLAMLAHAFLAVMTAQARTERGAAETDHPSPRSAWQKSAGSWQLAAPATTALATPVTH